The Allorhodopirellula heiligendammensis genome includes a window with the following:
- a CDS encoding pyrimidine/purine nucleoside phosphorylase, translating into MNVNEYFDGNVKSIGFENSEGRVTSGVMAAGEYEFGTSENELMKVVSGTLSVQLPGQDSFEDFSTGQEFKVAANKKFQVRVSEPTAYLCFYH; encoded by the coding sequence ATGAACGTCAACGAATATTTCGATGGAAATGTCAAATCGATTGGCTTTGAAAATAGCGAAGGCCGTGTTACATCAGGCGTGATGGCAGCGGGCGAATACGAATTTGGTACTAGCGAAAACGAACTGATGAAAGTTGTTTCGGGAACGCTGTCGGTGCAGTTGCCTGGTCAGGACTCCTTCGAGGACTTCTCGACCGGCCAAGAGTTTAAGGTTGCCGCCAATAAGAAATTCCAGGTTCGAGTGAGCGAGCCGACTGCGTATCTGTGTTTCTATCACTGA